DNA from Aliarcobacter skirrowii CCUG 10374:
TAGACCAGCAGATGCAACTGAAAATGTAGAGTCTTGGAAAGTAGCACTTAAAATGAAAGCTCCAACAGCATTTGTTTGTTCAAGACAAGGTTTAAGAGTTTTAAAAGATGAAAAAGCCTATGGAGATGTTTGCAATGGTGGATATTTATTAAAACAAAGAGAAAATGCAAATATTACAATAATGGCAAGTGGAAGTGAAGTAATGCTTGCTCTTCAAACAGCTTGTGCGCTTGAGAAAGAGGGAATAGTTGCAAATATAGTTTCTGTTCCTTGTTTTGATTTACTTTTAGAGCAAAGTGAAGATTATATTAATAAAGTTATTGATCCAAAAACAAGAGTTTATGCTGTTGAAGCCTCAAGAGCTTTAGAGTATTATAAATTTGCAGATGTTGTATTTGGAATGGATACATTTGGTGCAAGTGGACCAGCTGATAAACTTTTTGAAGAGTTTGGATTTACAATTGATAAATTAAAAGCAAAAATCGTAGCTGACTTTAAAAAATAAGTAGCAAGAGAAGATAGATATTTCTATTTTCTCTTTTATTAAATATTATATATCAATATATCTTGATATATAATATTTAATATGATAATATTCTTTTTTTAAAATAAAGGATAAAAATGAGCAAAAAAGTTTTAATTTTATGTACAGGAAACTCTTGTAGAAGTATTATCGCTGAAGCTTTAATAAATGCAAAATTAGATGGAATTAGTGCCGATAGTTCAGGAGTAAGAGCTAGTGGAAGAGTAAATTTAAATGCTAAAAAACTTTTAGAAGATAAAGGAATTTGGAAAGAGGAGTATCATTCAAAAACTATTGATAAAGTAATAAACAATGAGTATGATTTAGTTGTAACTGTTTGTGACCATGCTTCCCAAACTTGTCCAATGTTTCCAAAAGCTGTAAAAGTTATTCATGTAGGTTTTGAAGATCCAGATGGAAAAGGTTTTGAAGCATTTGAAGCTACATATAAACAGATAGAAGAGATACTTTTACCCAAAGTAGTTGAAGCTTTAAAATAGAAGAGATGATATGGATAATTTTTTACAAACAATAGGTGCTATAAATGATGAAACTAGAGTTAAGATACTGAATTTTATAAATATTCATGGTGAAGTTTGTGTTTGTGATATTGAAAACTCTTTTTCAATGATACAATCAAGGGTATCAAGACATCTTAAAATTTTAAAAGATGCAGGGTTTTTAAAAGTAGATAGAAAAGGTCGATGGGCTTATTATAGTATTAGAACACCTTTAGATATTTTTAGAGAATCTATTTTAAAAGAGATAAGTTATTTACAACTTGATATTCCAATTTTAAAAAAAGAGTGTGATATATGCTAATTGCTAGTTTAATATTTATTATAACTTTAACTTTTGTGATTGTTCAGCCAAAAAATATTCAAATTGGAACAAGTGCTATTTTTGGAGCTTTTATTGCACTTATATTTGGAGTTGTAACTTTTAGTGATGTTTTGGATGTTACAAATATAGTTTGGGATGCAACTTTAGCATTTATTGGAATTATTATTTTATCTTTAGTTTTAGATGAGATTGGTTTTTTTGAGTGGGCAGCTTTGAAAATGGCAAAGTTTTCAAATGGTAGTGGAATAAAAATGTTTATCTACTCAATTTTGCTTGGAGCATTTGTTTCAGCTCTTTTTGCAAATGATGGAGCAGCTTTGATTTTAACTCCAATATTATTAGCAAAAATGAGAATATTGCAACTAAACCTAAAAACAATTATCGCTTTTTTACTAGCAGGTGGATTTATAAGTGATAGTGCATCACTACCTTTTGTATTTTCAAATCTTACAAATATAGTAACTGCAAACTATTTTAGTATAGGTTTTGCACAATATTTCTTTGATATGATAATTCCATTTATTGTAAGTGTTATAGCTTCAACAATTTTTTTATGGCTAATTTTGAGAAAAGATATTCCAAAAAAAGTTGATATAACTTTATTAAAAGAGCCAAAAAGTGTAATAAAAAATATGAAACTCTTCTATTTTTCATGGGTATTTTTAGCATTTCTTTTATGTGCTTATTTTTTAGGAGATGCTTATGATTTACCTATTTCAATTTTTGCATTAGGTGGAGCAACTATATTTTTAATTATTGCAACTATTTCAAAATCTGTTGAACCTTTGAAAATTATAAAAGAAGCGCCTTGGCAAGTTGTGTGGTTTAGTATTGGACTTTATATTGTTGTTTATGGTCTAAAAAATGCAGGACTTACAGATTATTTAGCAATAATTTTAAAAGATTTGGCTCTTAGAGGTGAGACAATTGCAGTTTTAGGAACAGGTTTTATAGCCGCATTTTTAAGTGCTATTATGAATAATATGCCAACAATTATGATTATGGATATAGCATTAGCTGATATTGGAAATCAAGCTATGATTTATGCAAATATTGTTGGATGTAATCTTGGACCAAAAATGACACCATTTGGTAGTCTTGCAACTCTATTATGGCTTCATGTTTTAGCAAAAAAAGGTGTAAAAATCTCATTTGCACAATACAGCAAATTTGGTTTGATCATCACACCACCTGTTTTATTTATAGTGCTATTAGCAATTTAAAGGATAAATTATATGTTTGATTGGTTAGTTAATTTAAGTGCGGTATTTGTATTTGATATTTTAGGATTAGAAAAAGGAAGCCACATAGGTGAGGCTTTACACTTTTTTATTTATGACACTATAAAAATATTTATACTTTTAATTACAATTATTTTTTTAGTTACATTTTTACGAAGTTATTTTCCTGTTGAGAAAATAAGAGATTATTTAGTTGGAAAACATAAAATCTTTGGACATATTTTTGCAGCATTTTTTGGAATGCTAACACCTTTTTGTTCTTGTAGTGCAATTCCACTTTTTTTAGGTTTTTTACAAGCTAGAATTCCTTTGGGAGTTACTTTTTCATATCTAATTTCAGCACCACTTAGTGATGCGGTTGTTATTGCTTTACTAATTTCACTTTTTGGTTGGAAAATTACTTTACTTTATGTAGGTTTTGCTCTGTTAATAGCAATTGTTGCAGGTTTAGTAATAGGAGCTTTAAATTTAGAAAAAGAGGTTTTAATAGAGGTAAAACCAATAAATAGTTGCTGTGGAAATTCAAATGAAGATACAACTTTAATATCTTCAAGATTAAAAGAATCGTGGGAATATACAAAGGATATATTTCTAAAAATATATCTATATGTAATTGTTGGTATTGCAATTGGAGCATTTATTCATGGATATATTCCAACTGAGTTTATAAGTAAATATGCAGGTGGAGATGTTTGGTATGCACCAATAGTTGCAGTTGTTATAGGAATTCCTATGTATTCAAATGCAGCTGGAATTTTACCACTTGTAGAGGTTTTAACACAAAAAGGTATGTTAATTGGAACTGCACTATCATTTATGATGGCAGTTGTTGCTTTAAGTCTTCCAGAAGCTTTGATTTTAAAAAGAGTTTTAAGCTTGAAGTTAATAGCAATCTTTTTTACAGTAGTGGGTCTGGCTATACTTTTAGCTGGTTATTTATTTAATTATTTATTAGGATAAAAGATGAAAATAGAGATTTTAGGAACAGGTTGTACAAAATGTAAGGCTTTGGAAGAGGCTGTAAAAAAAGCAGTTGCTCAAATTGGTGGATTTCATGAAGTTAAAAAAGTAGAAGATATAGTTGAGATTATGAACTATGGTGTTATGAGTACACCAGCACTTGTAGTTGATGGTGAAGTTAAATCGGTTGGAAAATTACTAAGTGTTGATGAAATTGTAAAAATTTTATCAAAATAAATTATGTTAAATTTAATAGATATTTTTTACAGATTTCTAATATTAGGACTTTTTAGTTTTGGTGGACCAATAGCTCATATAGCTTACTTTAAGAAAACTTTTGTAGATAGATTAAAATGGCTTGATGATGAGAGTTACACAAAAATTGTAGCTCTTAGTCAATTTTTACCAGGACCTAGCTCTTCTCAAGTTGGATTTACAATAGGATTAAAAAGAGGCGGAATAGTTGGAGCAATTTTAGCTTTTATAGCTTTTACTCTTCCATCATTTATCTTTTTATATCTTATTTGGTACTTTGGAGCATTACAAAATGATAGTGCTTATGTAAATTCTATTATTTATGCATTAAAACTTTTTGCCGTTGTAATTGTACTTGATGCAACAATTAGTATGTTTAAAAGCTTTTGTAAAGATAAAATTACAATATCTATCTTCTTTTTCGCATCTATTTTACTTATCTTTTTTAGCTCATTTTTTAATCAAATTTTTATTTTAGTTTTATGTGCAGTTTTTGGTTTTTTATTTATTAAAAGTGAAGATAAAACTAATGAAAAAATTACTCTTCCAAATTTTTTAATATTATTCATATTTTTAGCTCTTCTATTTTTAGCATTTACATTTCAATTTAAAAATGAGCTAATAAATCTATTTTTTAATTTTTATAAAAGTGGTAGCTTAGTTTTTGGTGGTGGTCATGTTGTTTTACCAATATTGCAAGAGAGTTTAGGTGAAAAAGTTATAAATGATACATTTTTAATTGCATACTCATTAGCTCAAACAGTAAGTGGTCCTATGTTTACAATAGCAACTTATTTAGGAGCTGATATTATAAAGCAAAGTCCACTTTTAGGAGCAATTATTGCAACTTTTGGAATATTTTTAGGTGGATTTTTACTAATACTTACTTTTTATAAAAGTTATGAAAGTTTTTCACAAAATGATAAGTTATCAAGAGTTATAAAAGCAATAAATGCTGCAGTTGTAGCTTTATTATTTGCAACATTAATAAACACAATTATTCCAAGTGCAATTTACTCTTTATTTGATATCTTAGTTGTAATTTGTGGATTTGTTTTGATTAGATATTTAAAAGTTAATATTTTTTATATTATCTTTGTTTTTGTAGCTATTTTTTTAATAAAAGATTTTTTACTTTAGAATCAATGAGTTTTAGTAACTCATTGAACCTGCATTTAACAAACCAATAGAGATTGATAAACCAGCCATTAATATTCCAACAGGAATAACACCTTGAGAGATTTTTTCTGTAAATGAAAATTTACCATTCACTCTTGTAACAATAAATGCAAAAATAAGTTGAATAACAATAGCAACAACTCCCCAAATAGCAAAATCTATATATGATATAGAGTTTGATAAAGCACTATATAAAGGTATTGAAACACCAATAATTGCACCTGAAAATCCTAAAGCCGCTGCAACATTTTTCTCTTCAAATATAAGTTTATAATCATCATATGGAGTTACGATTGCATAAAGATAAAGAAATGCAACTATTAAAATAAGAGCTGTGAAGAAAAATCCTAGAAAACTTAGAAATAGATTTATTTCCATTAAAAATCCTTTTTTTATTTTATTTTATCGAAAATCTAATAAAGCTTAGCAAACTTTAATATTAACTATATTATGATATCAATTATCATTAATATAAGGATAGAGTATGTGCAGTAATTTTGTTTTAAAAAGTAGAGTCTATAACATGAAATCAAAAGAGCTTTTAGAAGGATTAATTTTAAAAAATGATTGGGATAAAATTATTCAGATTTTAAATCTAGGAGTTGCAGATATTAACTACAGAGATTGTAGAGGTAGAAATATTTTATATTATGCTATTGCTAATAAAAAATATGAATATATAAAGCCTCTTATTGATTTAGGTATTAATTTAAAAGTAAATTTTAATTTAAGTGCACTTAATTTTGCTGTTTGTTTAGATGATGTTAGAGCTATTGAAGCTTTAATAAAATCTGGATTTGATATAAATGATGTTGATGAGTTGGGGTGTTCAGCACTTATTTACTCTATTTTATATAACAAAAAAAGAAGCATGGAGTGTTTATTAGCACATAAAGCAGATACACAACTAGAAGATTTTATGGGAAATTGTGCAAAAAATCTACTAAAAAAGAGAAAATAGTTTAGTATTATTTATCTTTTTGATATATCTATATTAAATTCAACAATCATATTAGATGCTAGTTTACTAAGTGCAACTTTCTCTTTTGTGTCTGTTATTTTAAAATTTATTGCAAGAATGTTTTTATGAAATTTCTTTAAATATTCTAAAATTTTAATAGATTTAGGTGCATCATTTTCTATCTTCGCTCCAAGTGAAATTAGTTTTAAAGTTAAATCAATTTTACCCATAAATGCACAATAATTTAAAGCAGTAACTCCAAAGTTATCTATTTTATTTAAAATTTCACTATCTTTTTTATGTATTAAATCAATATATTTTTCTGCATCATTAAATATTGCTGTATGAATTAAAGTTTTACCACTTTTATCTAATATATTTACAGAAGCACCATTTTCAATAAGAAGTTTTACTAAACTATCTTTTTTATTTATCATACAAATTGATAAAGCTGTTTGACCATCACTATTTCGTTCATCAATATTTATACCAATTTTAATTAAATTTATTATAATTTTTTCAACTGTATCCATACATTTTTGATTGTTTGAACAATTTTTCATAACTAATTTATGTAAAATTGTATTTTCTTGGCTATCTTTTTTATTAAAATCTATTTTTGATAATCTTAAAATTTTAAATAGAGAAAAATTAAAATTTAAAATTGAAGAGAAAAATAGTGGCTCATCTTTTGAGTTCAAATCATCTAAACTTAAATCATATTTTTCTATAAATATTTTTAAGAGAGTTTTATAATCATACTTCTCATCTAAATATTTTTTTATATTTTCATCTATATTTTTATTATTTTCAAAATATAAAATAGAGTTGATTAAAATTTCAGCAACTCCTAGATTATATCTATTTTTATAGTTAATATTTGCACCATTTTCAATAAATAAATCTATTTGATTAATATTTTCATAAGCACCAAAAATTAGAAAAAATAGTGGAGTCAATCCTTTTTTATTCTGTTTATTTAGATTTTGCTTCTCTAAATTATTAAAAACAAAATTTATTAAATCTATATTTGCACTTCTTGCTATTTCAAAAATAAATGTTTCTGATTCATTGTTTAAACTATCTTTATCTATATTTAATTGGAACATTCTTTTTATTAAATTTACTTGAGATTCTATGCTTTCACTATCTTTAATAGTTTGTAAAAACTCTATTGCATACATCAATATATTTTTACCATCACTATTTTTTAAATTTAGGTTATAACCTTTTTCTTCTATTTTTTTCAAAATCTTATAGGCTTTTTCGCCTTTTGTTGCAAGATGAAAAATATAACTTATTCCATTACTATTTTGTCCAATAGGATCAGCACCATAATCTATTAATAAGCTTCCAATATCTAAATTTTCTAAAGCATTAGAAAGATGTATTACGCTATTTTGCTCTTTATTTTTATGATTTAAATCTATTTTTTCAAGTTTTAAAATCTCTTCAATTAATACTAGATTCCCACTATTTACAGCATCAAATAAAACATTATTTCCATTTATATCACTATTTTTCAAAGATATTGTTTTTTTTAATAAAAATCTAGTTATTTTGCTATTAGCATTAAAAATAGACTCTTGAAGAGCAGTTCTTTTATTGTTATTAAGATGATCTATATTTGCATTTTTTTTCAAAAGTGATTCTAGTATTTTTTTATCATCACTATAGATTGCATAAAATATTGCTGTTTCATCTAAACTATTTTTTAATTCAGTATTAATATCATTTTGAATTAACCATAAGGCGCTGTTTAAAAGATTTTTTTTGAGACAAACTATTAGTATAGGTTCATCATCAACAAATAGTTTGTTTAAGTTAATATCTGATTTTTTATAAATTTTATCTAGATTTTCTTTATTTATATTTGGATTGAGTAGCTCTTTAATAAAATCTTCATCTGAATATCTATTAAAATTAGATAAAAATTCTAGCATATCATTCCTATTGTTTAAAATTAAGTATAAATTATATAGTAATATAAATAATTTTCAAGTTAATTTCTATTAAAAAAGAATAAGTGTAACAAAAAGAAACAATTTGTTTTTTTAAAAATAAAAAAATATGATTTTAAGTAAAAAGTAAGATTTTTTTATGTTAGTTTTATTTTTTTTTGGTATAATTTTCGCGTCCAGCGCTGGAGTTTATACTCAAAAAAGGACAAACATATGGATTCTCTATCCTTCATTATTGACACACTTTACGTATTGTTTGCAATGACATTAATCATTTTTATGGTTCCTGGTTTTGCTATGCTAGAAGCTGGAATTGTAAGAACAAAAAATGTTACCGCTGTCTTAACTATAAATATTCTTATTTATGCAATCGCATCTTTATCTTTTCTTCTTTTTGGTTATTCACTTGCTTTTGGCGACTTAGGAAGCGATACTGTGAGTAAATATGCAGTTTTATTATTTCAAATGGCTTTTGTTGGAAAGGTTATTAATATTATGAGTGGTGGTGTTAGTGAAAGAGCAAAGGTAATCCCTTTGATGATTTTTACTGTAATAATGGCTTCACTTCTATATCCAACTGTTGTAAACATAACATGGGGTTCAAACTTTTTAGAAGAAACTTTTTTAGATTTATCAATGTATGATTTAGCAGGTTCTACGGTAATTCATAGCACTGGAGGATGGGCACTACTTGCAGCTATTTTAATAATTGGTTCAAGAGAGGGGAGATATTTGGAGGATGGAACAATTAAAGCAATACCAGCTTCTAATATTCCTCTTGTAACTCTTGGAGCTTTTTTATTATGGATTGGTTGGTTTGGATTTAATGGAGGAAGTGTAGGCTCAATAACTTCACAGGAAAATGCAAATTTAGTAGCTCTTACAATATTAAATACAAATACTGCTGGTTTAAGTGGTGCAATTATGGTTGCAATTATCATGCAGATAATGTATAGAAAATTTGATATAACAATGATTTTAAATGGTGCTTTGGGAGGATTAGTTGCAATTACTGCTGGTCCAAATTTATATGATATTTATACACCTATACTAATAGGTTCTATTGGTGGGATATTAGTAGTTGGTGGAGTTTTTATGTTTGATAAACTAAGAATTGATGATCCTGTTGGAGCTTTATCTGTTCACTTATTAAATGGTATTTGGGGTACAATTGCAGTTGGAATTTTTGCTTCAAATGGTGATGACATAACACTTTTAGGTCAATTAAAAGGAGTATTTGTAGTAGCGGTTTTTGCTTTTATTAGCTCATTTATTGTGTTGTATTTAATAAATAAAATTATACCTTTAAGAGCTAGAAGAGATCAACAACTACAAGGACTTGATGTTGAAGAGTGCGGAATGGAAGCATATCCAGAATTTAAACGAGCATTTTAATAATATTAGTTTAATAAAATTTCGTTAAAATAATTGAACTAAAAAAAGGATTAATATTGAAAAGAATAGAAGCTATAATCAAACCATTTAAATTTGAAGATGTAAAAGAGGCCTTAGCAAAAGCTGGAGTTGCTGGTATGACTGTATCTGATGTAAAAGGCTATGGAAGACAGCAGGGTCATAGCGAGCTTTACAGAGGAGCTGAGTATGTTGTTGATTTTTTACCAAAAATTAAAATAGAGTTAATTGTTGCAGATGAAGATGTTGAACGTATAACAACTGCTATAATTGATGCTGCGAAAACAGGTAAAATTGGAGATGGTAAAATATTTGTTTCACCAATTGAAAAAATTATAAGAATTAGAACAGGTGAGTTGGATGAGGAAGCTATTTAAATGAGTAAAATATTTGTTTTAAATAAACCTTTGGATATGCACTTA
Protein-coding regions in this window:
- a CDS encoding arsenate reductase ArsC → MSKKVLILCTGNSCRSIIAEALINAKLDGISADSSGVRASGRVNLNAKKLLEDKGIWKEEYHSKTIDKVINNEYDLVVTVCDHASQTCPMFPKAVKVIHVGFEDPDGKGFEAFEATYKQIEEILLPKVVEALK
- a CDS encoding ArsR/SmtB family transcription factor, which produces MDNFLQTIGAINDETRVKILNFINIHGEVCVCDIENSFSMIQSRVSRHLKILKDAGFLKVDRKGRWAYYSIRTPLDIFRESILKEISYLQLDIPILKKECDIC
- a CDS encoding arsenic transporter; the protein is MLIASLIFIITLTFVIVQPKNIQIGTSAIFGAFIALIFGVVTFSDVLDVTNIVWDATLAFIGIIILSLVLDEIGFFEWAALKMAKFSNGSGIKMFIYSILLGAFVSALFANDGAALILTPILLAKMRILQLNLKTIIAFLLAGGFISDSASLPFVFSNLTNIVTANYFSIGFAQYFFDMIIPFIVSVIASTIFLWLILRKDIPKKVDITLLKEPKSVIKNMKLFYFSWVFLAFLLCAYFLGDAYDLPISIFALGGATIFLIIATISKSVEPLKIIKEAPWQVVWFSIGLYIVVYGLKNAGLTDYLAIILKDLALRGETIAVLGTGFIAAFLSAIMNNMPTIMIMDIALADIGNQAMIYANIVGCNLGPKMTPFGSLATLLWLHVLAKKGVKISFAQYSKFGLIITPPVLFIVLLAI
- a CDS encoding permease; translated protein: MFDWLVNLSAVFVFDILGLEKGSHIGEALHFFIYDTIKIFILLITIIFLVTFLRSYFPVEKIRDYLVGKHKIFGHIFAAFFGMLTPFCSCSAIPLFLGFLQARIPLGVTFSYLISAPLSDAVVIALLISLFGWKITLLYVGFALLIAIVAGLVIGALNLEKEVLIEVKPINSCCGNSNEDTTLISSRLKESWEYTKDIFLKIYLYVIVGIAIGAFIHGYIPTEFISKYAGGDVWYAPIVAVVIGIPMYSNAAGILPLVEVLTQKGMLIGTALSFMMAVVALSLPEALILKRVLSLKLIAIFFTVVGLAILLAGYLFNYLLG
- a CDS encoding thioredoxin family protein; its protein translation is MKIEILGTGCTKCKALEEAVKKAVAQIGGFHEVKKVEDIVEIMNYGVMSTPALVVDGEVKSVGKLLSVDEIVKILSK
- the chrA gene encoding chromate efflux transporter, producing MLNLIDIFYRFLILGLFSFGGPIAHIAYFKKTFVDRLKWLDDESYTKIVALSQFLPGPSSSQVGFTIGLKRGGIVGAILAFIAFTLPSFIFLYLIWYFGALQNDSAYVNSIIYALKLFAVVIVLDATISMFKSFCKDKITISIFFFASILLIFFSSFFNQIFILVLCAVFGFLFIKSEDKTNEKITLPNFLILFIFLALLFLAFTFQFKNELINLFFNFYKSGSLVFGGGHVVLPILQESLGEKVINDTFLIAYSLAQTVSGPMFTIATYLGADIIKQSPLLGAIIATFGIFLGGFLLILTFYKSYESFSQNDKLSRVIKAINAAVVALLFATLINTIIPSAIYSLFDILVVICGFVLIRYLKVNIFYIIFVFVAIFLIKDFLL
- a CDS encoding DUF350 domain-containing protein, translating into MEINLFLSFLGFFFTALILIVAFLYLYAIVTPYDDYKLIFEEKNVAAALGFSGAIIGVSIPLYSALSNSISYIDFAIWGVVAIVIQLIFAFIVTRVNGKFSFTEKISQGVIPVGILMAGLSISIGLLNAGSMSY
- a CDS encoding ankyrin repeat domain-containing protein, with amino-acid sequence MCSNFVLKSRVYNMKSKELLEGLILKNDWDKIIQILNLGVADINYRDCRGRNILYYAIANKKYEYIKPLIDLGINLKVNFNLSALNFAVCLDDVRAIEALIKSGFDINDVDELGCSALIYSILYNKKRSMECLLAHKADTQLEDFMGNCAKNLLKKRK
- a CDS encoding ankyrin repeat domain-containing protein, which gives rise to MLEFLSNFNRYSDEDFIKELLNPNINKENLDKIYKKSDINLNKLFVDDEPILIVCLKKNLLNSALWLIQNDINTELKNSLDETAIFYAIYSDDKKILESLLKKNANIDHLNNNKRTALQESIFNANSKITRFLLKKTISLKNSDINGNNVLFDAVNSGNLVLIEEILKLEKIDLNHKNKEQNSVIHLSNALENLDIGSLLIDYGADPIGQNSNGISYIFHLATKGEKAYKILKKIEEKGYNLNLKNSDGKNILMYAIEFLQTIKDSESIESQVNLIKRMFQLNIDKDSLNNESETFIFEIARSANIDLINFVFNNLEKQNLNKQNKKGLTPLFFLIFGAYENINQIDLFIENGANINYKNRYNLGVAEILINSILYFENNKNIDENIKKYLDEKYDYKTLLKIFIEKYDLSLDDLNSKDEPLFFSSILNFNFSLFKILRLSKIDFNKKDSQENTILHKLVMKNCSNNQKCMDTVEKIIINLIKIGINIDERNSDGQTALSICMINKKDSLVKLLIENGASVNILDKSGKTLIHTAIFNDAEKYIDLIHKKDSEILNKIDNFGVTALNYCAFMGKIDLTLKLISLGAKIENDAPKSIKILEYLKKFHKNILAINFKITDTKEKVALSKLASNMIVEFNIDISKR
- a CDS encoding ammonium transporter; protein product: MTLIIFMVPGFAMLEAGIVRTKNVTAVLTINILIYAIASLSFLLFGYSLAFGDLGSDTVSKYAVLLFQMAFVGKVINIMSGGVSERAKVIPLMIFTVIMASLLYPTVVNITWGSNFLEETFLDLSMYDLAGSTVIHSTGGWALLAAILIIGSREGRYLEDGTIKAIPASNIPLVTLGAFLLWIGWFGFNGGSVGSITSQENANLVALTILNTNTAGLSGAIMVAIIMQIMYRKFDITMILNGALGGLVAITAGPNLYDIYTPILIGSIGGILVVGGVFMFDKLRIDDPVGALSVHLLNGIWGTIAVGIFASNGDDITLLGQLKGVFVVAVFAFISSFIVLYLINKIIPLRARRDQQLQGLDVEECGMEAYPEFKRAF
- a CDS encoding P-II family nitrogen regulator is translated as MKRIEAIIKPFKFEDVKEALAKAGVAGMTVSDVKGYGRQQGHSELYRGAEYVVDFLPKIKIELIVADEDVERITTAIIDAAKTGKIGDGKIFVSPIEKIIRIRTGELDEEAI